One Lacunisphaera limnophila DNA window includes the following coding sequences:
- a CDS encoding WD40 repeat domain-containing serine/threonine protein kinase, whose amino-acid sequence MATCPTCSLHYDAAATGGPCPRCALAGALTAANPAGTADYEFLGELGRGGMGVVSLVRQRSLDRLVALKVIAATGDATGPARLLREARAAAAITHPHVVAVHEVGQGESGAFIAMEYCEGGDLRARLKQGPLAPRAAATLGLKLAAAVARAHALGVLHRDLKPSNVLLTGTGEPKLCDFGLSGSVAGTASEHTRTGILAGSPSYLAPEVLSGADPTPALDLYGLGAILYESVTGRPPFTGDSPAAVLAQIGTTEPVAPRRLSPAVPADLETIILTCLAKDPAARYASAHALWADLENFLAGRPIHARPPSPAGRLGRWARRNPALAAALAIIATGTVAATTLLVERNHQLHAALARSEIAEADARLALRDSLFAQARGVRQSGRTGQRHEALRLLRASAALAGPTAAIRAEALAALALDDWQWGKPQAVPHLRFSQLVGFDSALEHAAVPAADGTTIEVRRMRDGQVLRHLQTASASRVRETRYAPSDAWILAESEDGTQAVWAAGATVPHWIHQPAGIQYVGLDFASDDSGWWYTTTGNQLMWCDARTGTGHPVGDPGTTIYGIKPSPDGTRLAVLRDDGLELWQLRDRQLLWRIDGDVGSAAPAWTPDGHHLITEAYNGSPQIAVWDAADKRQVLTLRPGNMRASRFAMLPDGRRLLSLDTDSVLRLWDITAGRELLRGQAGPHGLRLSADGRQAAGSSSFQQLARLDLAPLDVVQPLGFALGQNSGLWRQAAVSPDGRWLVGQSTTFLRAYDLPQHRETARYRYAAGKTKALAFLPDGGLLYSSPTLGIRRTRLVDTPAGPGWEDHAELAAPGLAQLQSIDRAGRHWLIDRPDTNGVWLWPDGDATRATALGSADSTIIQRLSADGRWAALLTTLPATEARLYALPGGERQAALPVSGATLAEFSPDGEWLVLGTAEGFSIHRTSAPTQPAHQFKCPVPGALYGYSTFSPDGRRFAYMHELSAVAFAQPGEWQPDLILTLPHEVQRTAWAWAPDGETLYILSGRNEGYALRPAAAAAALDQLGFTPPTP is encoded by the coding sequence ATGGCCACCTGCCCCACCTGCTCGCTCCACTACGATGCCGCCGCCACCGGCGGGCCTTGCCCGCGCTGTGCGCTGGCCGGGGCGCTCACCGCCGCCAATCCGGCCGGGACCGCAGACTACGAGTTCTTGGGCGAGCTGGGCCGCGGCGGCATGGGCGTGGTCTCGCTGGTCCGCCAGCGCAGCCTCGACCGCCTCGTGGCTCTCAAGGTCATCGCCGCCACCGGCGATGCCACCGGCCCCGCCCGCCTGCTGCGCGAGGCCCGCGCCGCCGCCGCCATCACTCACCCCCACGTCGTGGCCGTGCACGAGGTCGGTCAGGGCGAGTCAGGCGCCTTTATCGCCATGGAATATTGCGAGGGGGGCGACCTGCGCGCCCGGCTCAAGCAGGGTCCGCTCGCCCCGCGCGCCGCCGCCACCCTGGGCCTCAAGCTCGCGGCCGCCGTCGCCCGGGCCCACGCCCTCGGCGTCCTCCACCGCGACCTCAAGCCCTCGAACGTGCTGCTCACCGGCACCGGCGAACCCAAGCTCTGCGACTTCGGCCTCAGCGGCTCCGTCGCTGGCACCGCCTCGGAGCACACCCGCACCGGGATCCTGGCCGGCTCGCCCTCCTACCTCGCCCCGGAAGTGCTGTCTGGTGCCGATCCCACCCCCGCCCTCGACCTCTACGGCCTCGGGGCGATCCTCTATGAATCCGTGACCGGCCGGCCGCCTTTCACCGGCGACTCGCCCGCCGCCGTCCTCGCCCAAATCGGCACCACCGAGCCGGTGGCCCCGCGTCGGCTGAGCCCCGCCGTGCCGGCCGACCTCGAGACCATCATCCTCACCTGCCTCGCGAAGGACCCCGCCGCCCGCTACGCCAGCGCCCACGCCCTGTGGGCGGACTTGGAAAATTTCCTCGCCGGCCGGCCCATCCACGCCCGGCCGCCCTCGCCCGCCGGCCGCCTCGGGCGCTGGGCGCGGCGCAACCCCGCCCTGGCCGCCGCCCTCGCCATCATCGCCACCGGGACCGTCGCCGCGACCACGCTGCTCGTCGAGCGCAACCACCAGCTCCACGCGGCGCTCGCCCGCTCGGAAATCGCCGAGGCCGATGCCCGCCTCGCCCTCCGCGACTCGCTTTTCGCCCAAGCCCGGGGCGTCCGCCAAAGCGGCCGCACCGGTCAGCGTCATGAAGCTCTCCGCCTGCTCCGCGCTTCCGCCGCGCTCGCCGGACCCACCGCCGCGATCCGCGCGGAGGCGCTGGCCGCCCTGGCACTCGATGACTGGCAGTGGGGGAAACCCCAGGCCGTGCCGCACCTGCGTTTCAGCCAGCTGGTTGGCTTCGACTCGGCCCTGGAGCACGCCGCCGTGCCCGCCGCAGACGGCACGACCATCGAGGTCCGGCGCATGCGCGACGGTCAGGTGCTGCGCCACCTGCAAACCGCCTCCGCCAGCCGCGTCCGTGAAACCCGTTACGCCCCCTCCGATGCCTGGATCCTCGCCGAATCCGAGGACGGCACCCAGGCTGTCTGGGCTGCCGGCGCAACGGTGCCGCACTGGATCCACCAGCCCGCCGGGATCCAATACGTGGGACTCGATTTCGCCTCCGACGACAGCGGCTGGTGGTACACCACTACCGGCAACCAGCTCATGTGGTGCGACGCCCGCACCGGGACCGGGCATCCGGTCGGCGACCCGGGCACCACCATCTACGGCATCAAACCCTCGCCCGATGGCACCCGGCTCGCCGTGCTGCGCGATGATGGCTTGGAGCTGTGGCAGCTGCGCGATCGGCAGCTGCTCTGGCGGATCGACGGCGACGTCGGCTCGGCGGCCCCGGCCTGGACGCCAGACGGCCACCATCTGATCACGGAAGCTTACAACGGCTCGCCCCAGATCGCGGTCTGGGACGCAGCCGACAAGCGGCAGGTCCTGACCCTGCGGCCGGGCAACATGCGGGCCAGCCGCTTCGCCATGCTGCCGGATGGCCGGCGGCTGCTGTCGCTGGATACGGATTCGGTCCTGCGACTCTGGGACATCACCGCCGGCCGCGAATTGCTGCGCGGGCAGGCCGGCCCCCACGGCCTGCGGCTCAGCGCCGATGGGCGGCAGGCCGCCGGATCCTCCTCATTCCAACAGCTTGCCCGCCTGGATCTGGCCCCCCTCGACGTCGTACAACCCCTGGGGTTTGCCCTGGGCCAAAACTCTGGCCTCTGGCGGCAAGCCGCCGTCAGCCCCGATGGACGCTGGCTCGTCGGACAAAGCACCACCTTCCTTCGCGCCTACGATCTGCCGCAGCATCGGGAAACGGCGCGATACCGGTATGCCGCCGGCAAGACCAAGGCCCTGGCCTTCCTGCCCGATGGCGGGCTGCTCTACAGTTCGCCCACCCTTGGCATCCGCCGCACCCGGCTGGTGGACACCCCCGCCGGGCCGGGGTGGGAGGATCACGCGGAACTCGCCGCGCCCGGCCTCGCCCAGCTGCAGTCTATCGACCGCGCGGGCCGGCACTGGCTCATCGACCGGCCGGATACCAACGGCGTATGGCTCTGGCCAGACGGTGATGCCACCCGCGCGACCGCCCTCGGTTCCGCCGATTCCACCATCATCCAACGCCTCAGCGCGGATGGCCGCTGGGCCGCCCTGCTGACGACCCTCCCCGCAACCGAAGCCCGGCTGTATGCCCTGCCCGGCGGCGAACGGCAGGCCGCCCTGCCGGTCAGCGGCGCCACGCTGGCGGAGTTTTCCCCCGACGGCGAATGGCTCGTGCTGGGCACCGCCGAGGGGTTTTCGATCCACCGCACAAGTGCCCCGACCCAACCCGCGCATCAGTTCAAATGCCCGGTGCCCGGCGCCCTCTATGGCTACAGCACGTTTTCGCCCGATGGCCGCCGCTTCGCTTACATGCACGAGTTGAGCGCCGTGGCTTTCGCTCAGCCCGGCGAATGGCAGCCGGATCTCATTCTCACCCTGCCTCACGAGGTCCAGCGCACGGCCTGGGCCTGGGCGCCCGATGGCGAGACCCTGTATATTCTATCCGGCCGCAACGAGGGCTACGCACTGCGCCCCGCCGCCGCCGCCGCCGCGCTCGACCAGCTCGGCTTCACGCCGCCTACCCCCTGA
- a CDS encoding M28 family metallopeptidase: MPISSISPRGLVFTFTLLAAALAPAADLATTTQRVQAHTTFLADDLLEGRGTGTRGYDLAARYVASQFARLGLEPGADGGQYLQPMKFREATHQIEAGRLVVRHNGAEDALTPINDMVVTAGFSRTADTITAPAVFVGYGVHAPELGYDDYAGVDLTGKIAVVLSGAPKQFPSTQRAHHSSSSQKRELAEQHGAIGMVAIMTPADEARYPWAVVTAQSRFPSMRLLDAAGNPVNDFPALRVSGTTSRAAAARLFVGSGRTTEEVFARAEADEAQNFPLNVELTLAGANTQREVVSANVLGWLPGTDPALADQPLVVTGHLDHLGIGTAINGDSIYNGAIDNAVGIALILAAAEEIAAGPRPARPVLFAALTGEEKGLLGAFHLAANPPARVRRFAANLNVDMPLFPVPVRSLIAWGAEHTTLGALAATRATQAGFTVTPDPMPAETIFVRSDQYAFVKIGVPALYLSSGQQAVDPAVDLAGLWRKHLQERYHKPSDDLNQPIDWPSAGAFGLLVADLMRDIANAPQAPAWLPGDFFGGLYGTKK, encoded by the coding sequence ATGCCGATCTCATCGATCTCTCCGCGCGGCCTGGTCTTCACTTTCACCCTGTTGGCCGCGGCGCTCGCCCCTGCCGCCGACCTGGCCACCACCACGCAACGGGTGCAGGCCCACACGACTTTTCTCGCCGACGACCTGCTCGAAGGCCGCGGCACGGGCACGCGCGGTTACGACCTCGCGGCCCGCTACGTCGCCAGCCAGTTCGCGCGCCTCGGCCTCGAACCGGGCGCGGACGGCGGCCAGTACCTGCAGCCGATGAAATTCCGCGAGGCGACGCACCAGATCGAGGCCGGGCGCCTGGTCGTCCGCCATAACGGCGCGGAAGATGCCCTGACCCCGATCAATGACATGGTCGTCACCGCCGGCTTCAGCCGGACCGCCGACACCATCACCGCCCCCGCCGTGTTCGTCGGCTACGGCGTGCACGCACCGGAACTCGGCTACGATGACTACGCCGGCGTCGATCTCACGGGCAAGATCGCGGTCGTGCTCAGTGGCGCGCCGAAACAGTTCCCGAGCACCCAGCGCGCCCACCATTCCTCCAGTAGCCAGAAGCGCGAGCTCGCCGAGCAACACGGCGCGATCGGCATGGTCGCGATCATGACCCCGGCCGACGAGGCCCGCTACCCCTGGGCCGTCGTGACGGCCCAGTCCCGGTTCCCCTCCATGCGCCTGCTCGATGCCGCGGGCAACCCCGTCAACGACTTCCCCGCCTTGCGTGTCTCCGGCACCACCAGCCGTGCGGCCGCGGCCCGCCTCTTCGTCGGCAGCGGCCGCACCACCGAGGAGGTCTTTGCCCGCGCAGAAGCCGACGAGGCCCAGAACTTCCCGCTCAACGTCGAGCTGACCCTCGCGGGGGCCAACACCCAGCGCGAGGTCGTGTCGGCCAACGTGCTCGGCTGGCTGCCCGGCACGGATCCCGCGCTGGCCGACCAGCCGCTGGTCGTCACCGGCCACCTCGATCACCTCGGCATCGGCACGGCGATCAACGGCGACAGCATCTACAACGGGGCGATCGACAACGCCGTCGGCATCGCCCTGATCCTCGCCGCGGCCGAGGAAATCGCCGCCGGCCCGCGGCCGGCCCGCCCGGTCCTCTTCGCCGCCCTTACCGGCGAGGAAAAGGGGTTGCTAGGCGCCTTCCACCTCGCGGCCAATCCGCCGGCCCGCGTCCGGCGCTTTGCGGCCAATCTCAACGTGGACATGCCCTTGTTTCCCGTCCCCGTGCGCAGCCTCATCGCCTGGGGCGCCGAACACACCACCCTGGGTGCGCTCGCCGCCACCCGCGCCACCCAGGCGGGGTTCACCGTCACGCCCGACCCCATGCCCGCGGAAACCATTTTCGTGCGCAGCGACCAATATGCCTTCGTGAAAATCGGCGTGCCCGCCCTCTACCTGAGCAGCGGCCAGCAGGCGGTCGACCCGGCGGTGGATCTCGCCGGGCTCTGGCGCAAACACCTGCAGGAGCGCTACCACAAGCCCTCCGACGATCTGAACCAGCCCATCGACTGGCCCTCCGCCGGCGCCTTCGGGCTCCTGGTGGCTGACCTGATGAGGGACATCGCCAACGCGCCCCAGGCCCCGGCCTGGCTGCCCGGCGACTTCTTCGGCGGACTTTACGGAACGAAAAAGTGA
- a CDS encoding M3 family metallopeptidase, whose translation MTTPFRLLLSSLLLAAITPPVAFAAPAPLADFQARAAKAGHILSLPDYPLTADAIKARTEAAIREADAAFAKLVAQDPARATFASTFAAADTITSAVATCANQISTIAESNPDAALRDAARAAEVSLENWGIALEYREDIYLALKAVADTKPALDAQQQRLMDHTLRDYRRAGLALPPVERTRVEQLRKRLGELEQQFSLNINQARAPLDFSAEELAGVPQTFLDSPGVRQADGRYRVQPQITFHTVAIAENAANPETRRAVHLARSRLAREKNIPVLAKLVALRAEIAQRLGYANWADFRTETRMSGNAATALKFEEELTAGLQPKFDAEKETLRELKAAHTGLAEAKLDPWDVSFYTNRLLKERYAVDTESLKVFFPYEATLQGMLAIYERIFGLKFTEVGAPYVWAPGVQLYVVADATTGEPQGAFYLDMFPREGKYNHFAHFRQKTARYLSDGRYELPVSVLLCNFPPPSADRPSLLSHGNVTTLFHEFGHVLHNLLGRARYQSQTYSGVPRDFVEAPSQMLENWVWDKAVLDTFAADYRDPANKIPAETIAAMVRAREATEGFATRRQLSLGLIDLGLHTLSVDDAWTADVVALSDAVAARVYLEPAADTAFVANFGHLAGYDAGYYGYLWSKVMAIDMASIFRAAPGGFFDETVGHRLRDEIYAAGNTREVAESVEKFLGRARSQAAYLDYVGIKR comes from the coding sequence ATGACGACTCCATTCCGTTTGCTCCTGTCCTCCCTGCTGCTGGCCGCCATTACTCCTCCGGTCGCTTTCGCCGCTCCCGCCCCGCTCGCCGACTTCCAAGCGCGGGCCGCCAAGGCCGGCCACATCCTGAGCCTGCCTGATTATCCGCTGACGGCCGACGCCATCAAGGCCCGTACCGAGGCCGCGATCCGGGAGGCGGACGCCGCCTTTGCGAAGCTCGTGGCGCAGGATCCAGCCCGGGCCACCTTTGCCAGCACCTTCGCGGCGGCGGACACCATCACCAGCGCGGTGGCGACCTGCGCCAACCAGATCTCGACCATCGCCGAGTCAAATCCCGATGCCGCCCTGCGTGACGCCGCCCGCGCGGCCGAAGTCAGCCTCGAGAACTGGGGCATCGCCCTCGAATACCGCGAAGACATCTACCTCGCGCTCAAGGCCGTGGCCGACACCAAGCCCGCGCTCGATGCGCAGCAGCAGCGGCTGATGGACCATACCCTGCGCGATTACCGCCGCGCCGGCCTGGCTTTGCCGCCGGTGGAGCGCACCCGCGTCGAGCAGCTGCGCAAGCGGCTGGGCGAGTTGGAGCAGCAATTCTCGCTCAACATCAACCAGGCGCGCGCCCCGCTTGATTTCTCGGCGGAGGAGCTCGCGGGCGTGCCGCAGACCTTCCTCGACAGCCCCGGCGTGAGGCAGGCCGACGGACGTTACCGCGTGCAGCCGCAGATCACCTTCCACACCGTGGCCATCGCCGAGAATGCCGCGAACCCGGAGACGCGCCGTGCCGTCCACCTGGCGCGCAGCCGCCTCGCACGGGAGAAGAACATCCCGGTGCTCGCCAAACTCGTCGCCCTGCGCGCCGAGATCGCCCAGCGCCTCGGCTACGCTAACTGGGCTGACTTCCGCACCGAGACCCGCATGTCGGGTAACGCCGCGACCGCCCTGAAGTTCGAGGAGGAACTCACGGCGGGCCTGCAGCCCAAGTTCGATGCCGAGAAGGAAACCCTGCGCGAACTCAAGGCGGCGCACACCGGGCTGGCGGAAGCGAAACTCGACCCGTGGGACGTGAGCTTCTACACCAACCGGCTGTTGAAGGAGCGCTATGCGGTGGACACCGAGTCGCTGAAGGTCTTCTTCCCCTATGAGGCGACGCTGCAGGGCATGCTGGCCATCTACGAGCGCATCTTCGGCTTGAAGTTCACCGAGGTGGGCGCGCCCTACGTCTGGGCACCGGGCGTGCAGCTTTATGTCGTCGCGGACGCGACCACCGGCGAGCCGCAGGGCGCGTTCTACCTCGATATGTTTCCGCGCGAGGGGAAATACAACCACTTCGCGCATTTCCGGCAAAAGACAGCCCGTTACCTGTCCGACGGGCGCTACGAGCTGCCGGTGTCGGTGCTGCTCTGCAATTTCCCGCCGCCCTCGGCCGACCGGCCGTCGCTGCTCTCGCACGGCAACGTCACGACGCTCTTCCACGAGTTCGGCCACGTCCTGCACAACCTGCTCGGCCGCGCCCGGTACCAGAGCCAGACCTACTCGGGCGTGCCGCGCGACTTCGTCGAGGCGCCCTCGCAGATGCTGGAAAACTGGGTGTGGGACAAGGCCGTGCTCGACACCTTCGCCGCCGACTATCGCGACCCCGCGAATAAAATCCCGGCCGAGACCATCGCGGCGATGGTGCGGGCCCGCGAGGCAACGGAAGGGTTCGCGACCCGCCGCCAGCTTTCCCTCGGCCTGATCGATCTCGGCCTGCACACGCTCAGCGTCGATGACGCGTGGACCGCCGATGTCGTGGCGTTGAGTGACGCGGTAGCGGCCCGCGTTTACCTGGAGCCGGCGGCGGACACCGCGTTCGTCGCGAATTTCGGCCATCTCGCCGGCTACGATGCGGGCTACTATGGCTATCTCTGGTCGAAGGTCATGGCCATCGACATGGCCAGCATCTTCAGGGCGGCCCCCGGTGGATTCTTCGACGAGACGGTCGGGCACCGCCTGCGTGACGAGATCTACGCCGCGGGCAACACCCGCGAGGTGGCCGAATCGGTCGAGAAGTTCCTCGGGCGGGCGCGCTCGCAGGCGGCTTACCTCGACTACGTGGGGATCAAGCGGTAG
- a CDS encoding DUF983 domain-containing protein → MKVTHGLIITRGLTHRCPNCGGRQLFKAGTLFELNRECPDCRLKFEKDDGFFLGAMSLNYGVTLVGFLIPVLLAWYAGWLGGRLAVGLAIGGSLVVPMLLYRSSRSWQLMLYYSFFPQHLPANRRPLDATEDENV, encoded by the coding sequence ATGAAAGTCACGCACGGCCTGATCATCACCCGCGGGCTCACCCACCGCTGCCCCAATTGCGGCGGGCGGCAGCTCTTCAAGGCGGGCACGTTGTTCGAGCTCAACCGCGAGTGTCCGGACTGTCGGTTGAAATTCGAGAAGGACGACGGCTTTTTTCTCGGCGCGATGTCGCTCAACTATGGAGTCACCCTGGTGGGATTTCTGATCCCGGTGTTGCTCGCCTGGTATGCCGGGTGGCTGGGTGGCCGGCTGGCCGTGGGTCTGGCCATCGGCGGCTCGCTGGTCGTGCCGATGTTGCTCTACCGGTCCTCCCGGAGTTGGCAGTTGATGCTTTATTACAGCTTCTTCCCGCAGCACCTGCCGGCCAACCGGCGCCCGCTGGATGCCACCGAGGACGAGAACGTCTGA
- a CDS encoding translation elongation factor Ts, translated as MATVTTSMISELREKTGAGLLDVKKALDEAQGNIEEATTILRKKLGNKIDKLASRATKEGLVHSYIHVGGKVGVLVEINCETDFVARNDDFKALCQDVSLQIAAAAPTVVRREDVPEADLAKEREIATAQMAGKPPAAVQKIVEGKLEKYYSQVCLLDQPFVKDPEGKKTIKDILSEKVGKLGENISIRRFVRFQLGA; from the coding sequence ATGGCTACTGTCACCACCTCCATGATCAGCGAGCTCCGGGAGAAAACCGGAGCCGGTCTGCTCGACGTCAAGAAGGCCCTCGATGAGGCCCAGGGCAACATTGAGGAGGCCACCACGATCCTCCGCAAGAAGCTGGGCAACAAGATCGACAAGCTCGCCAGCCGTGCGACCAAGGAAGGACTCGTCCATTCCTACATCCACGTCGGCGGCAAGGTCGGCGTGCTCGTCGAGATCAACTGCGAGACCGACTTCGTGGCCCGCAACGATGACTTCAAGGCGCTCTGCCAGGACGTGAGCCTGCAGATCGCCGCCGCCGCCCCCACCGTGGTGCGCCGCGAGGACGTGCCCGAGGCCGATCTGGCCAAGGAGCGTGAAATCGCCACGGCGCAGATGGCGGGCAAGCCGCCGGCCGCCGTGCAGAAGATCGTCGAGGGCAAGCTCGAGAAGTACTACTCGCAGGTCTGCCTGCTCGACCAGCCGTTCGTGAAGGATCCCGAAGGCAAGAAGACCATCAAGGACATCCTGTCCGAGAAGGTCGGCAAGCTCGGCGAGAACATCTCGATCCGCCGGTTTGTCCGCTTCCAGCTCGGCGCCTAA
- the rpsB gene encoding 30S ribosomal protein S2, translating to MNVTPKDLLDAGVHLGHQTKRWNPRSKPYIFDHRQGISIIDLEKTHAALEKACVFVENLVAHGDDILLVGTKRQAQEMIREAAAATGMPYVTTRWMGGTLTNFETIKKSLAKYKKYQAMDASGELGKFSSKEESAIRREMARMTRNFDGIIGLTALPRAMFVIDTNYEEIAVAEAKRVGIPSIGLVDTNSDPTQLTHPIPGNDDAAKSVRIIIETIVAAIQAGLAHRETRRATPAETAAASATGEVDLDKVVIPAGLKDVVEEKPVAKKRPARTSGANKAAVTTDEV from the coding sequence ATGAACGTAACTCCCAAAGACCTCCTCGATGCCGGCGTCCACCTCGGTCACCAGACCAAGCGTTGGAATCCGCGCTCCAAGCCCTACATCTTCGACCACCGTCAGGGCATTTCCATCATCGACCTCGAGAAGACGCACGCCGCGCTGGAAAAAGCCTGCGTGTTCGTCGAGAACCTCGTCGCCCACGGTGACGACATCCTGCTGGTCGGCACGAAGCGCCAGGCCCAGGAGATGATCCGCGAGGCCGCCGCCGCGACCGGCATGCCCTACGTCACCACCCGCTGGATGGGCGGCACGCTCACCAATTTCGAGACCATCAAGAAGTCCCTCGCCAAGTACAAGAAGTACCAGGCGATGGATGCCAGCGGCGAGCTCGGCAAGTTCTCCTCCAAGGAGGAGTCCGCCATCCGCCGCGAGATGGCCCGCATGACCCGCAATTTCGACGGCATCATCGGCCTCACCGCCCTGCCGCGCGCGATGTTCGTGATCGACACCAACTACGAGGAGATCGCGGTGGCCGAGGCCAAGCGCGTCGGCATCCCCTCCATCGGCCTGGTGGACACGAATTCCGACCCGACCCAGCTCACGCACCCGATCCCGGGCAACGATGACGCCGCCAAGTCGGTGCGCATCATCATCGAGACGATCGTCGCCGCCATCCAGGCCGGCCTCGCCCACCGCGAGACCCGCCGCGCCACCCCGGCCGAGACCGCCGCGGCCAGCGCCACCGGCGAAGTTGACCTCGACAAGGTGGTCATCCCCGCCGGCCTGAAGGACGTCGTGGAGGAGAAGCCCGTCGCCAAGAAGCGCCCGGCCCGCACCAGCGGCGCCAACAAGGCCGCCGTCACCACCGACGAGGTCTGA
- a CDS encoding ABC transporter permease has product MLSPLRTLFRFQESGLLLVIVALGVLLTAFSGTVRTPVFELGPDGARQRVFTTNDAGERLPAFIEKNKFLNAQNLAQLAKDTSFIAIMAVGMSIVIIAGGIDLSVGSIYALASVLGALAFQHFGPTGAAAGTAPWLAVSLGALACVGTASACGLINGSLIVALRVHPFIITLGAMAILRGIAFVVTKGQSVGGFPPLFREMVRWETAGGLSLVPLGVMIVVLILGWIFLSRLAAGRRVYAVGGNELASRFSGIRVERVKLGVYLLSGLTAGIAALIALGYYGSASSGDGQGYELNVIAAAVVGGASLTGGRGTALGAVLGALIIQMISSGIVILGIDQNYSQIIIGTVVIAAVVLDNFNTWLAKRRLTAKAG; this is encoded by the coding sequence ATGTTATCGCCCCTGCGCACTCTCTTCCGTTTCCAAGAAAGCGGCCTGCTGCTGGTCATTGTGGCGCTGGGCGTGTTGCTCACGGCCTTCAGCGGCACGGTCCGCACCCCCGTTTTCGAACTCGGCCCCGATGGCGCCCGGCAGCGGGTCTTCACCACCAATGACGCCGGCGAACGCCTGCCGGCCTTCATCGAGAAAAACAAGTTCCTCAACGCCCAGAACCTCGCCCAGCTCGCCAAGGACACCAGCTTCATCGCCATCATGGCGGTCGGCATGTCCATCGTGATCATCGCCGGCGGCATCGACCTCTCCGTCGGTTCCATCTACGCCCTCGCCTCGGTCCTCGGCGCCCTCGCCTTCCAGCACTTCGGCCCCACCGGCGCGGCGGCCGGCACCGCCCCTTGGCTGGCCGTCTCCCTCGGGGCCCTCGCCTGCGTGGGCACCGCCTCGGCCTGCGGCCTGATCAATGGCAGCCTCATCGTCGCCCTGCGCGTCCACCCCTTCATCATTACCCTCGGGGCCATGGCCATCCTCCGTGGCATCGCCTTCGTCGTTACCAAGGGCCAGTCGGTCGGCGGATTTCCGCCCCTCTTCCGCGAGATGGTCCGCTGGGAAACCGCCGGCGGCCTCAGTCTCGTGCCCCTCGGCGTCATGATCGTGGTGCTCATCCTCGGCTGGATCTTCCTCTCCCGCCTCGCCGCCGGCCGCCGCGTGTACGCCGTCGGCGGCAACGAGCTCGCCTCCCGCTTCAGCGGCATCCGCGTCGAACGCGTGAAGCTCGGGGTCTACCTGCTCTCCGGCCTCACCGCCGGCATCGCCGCCCTCATCGCCCTCGGCTACTATGGCAGCGCCAGCTCGGGTGACGGCCAGGGCTACGAGCTCAATGTCATCGCCGCCGCCGTCGTCGGCGGCGCCAGCCTCACCGGCGGCCGCGGCACCGCCCTCGGCGCCGTGCTCGGGGCGCTCATCATCCAGATGATCTCCAGCGGCATCGTCATCCTCGGCATCGACCAGAACTACAGCCAGATCATCATCGGCACCGTCGTCATCGCCGCCGTGGTCCTCGACAACTTCAACACCTGGCTCGCCAAGCGCCGCCTCACCGCCAAGGCCGGGTGA
- a CDS encoding substrate-binding domain-containing protein, whose product MKRLLLLTASLALALTGSAAPRELVIGLVAKSQGNPVFQAARVGAEDAAKELSAKHKMNIRIDWRTPNEEDAQKQAEAIEQLVLAGAEGIAVSCSDANKLTDAINRAVDNGVPVATFDSDAPASKRFVTYGVDDIDCGRQTMEELAKVMGGKGIIAVLAGNQNAPNLQQRVQGVREVAAKFPGITIRDVYYHKETPQDAAAKVEQVMQANPDITGWAMIGGWPLFTENALKWQPGTVQCVSVDALPAQLAYIRSGHVPVLLAQQCYAWGHRSVELLIEKIVEKKNPPAVKEVSALIPVTKDTVDEFAKNWTKWLPN is encoded by the coding sequence ATGAAACGCCTGCTCCTCCTCACCGCCTCCCTGGCCCTCGCCCTCACCGGCAGCGCCGCCCCCCGCGAACTCGTGATCGGCCTCGTCGCCAAGTCCCAGGGCAACCCCGTCTTCCAGGCCGCCCGCGTCGGCGCCGAGGACGCCGCCAAGGAACTCAGCGCCAAGCACAAGATGAACATCCGCATCGACTGGCGCACCCCCAACGAGGAGGACGCCCAGAAGCAGGCCGAGGCCATCGAGCAACTCGTGCTCGCCGGCGCCGAGGGTATCGCCGTCTCCTGCTCCGACGCCAACAAGCTCACCGACGCCATCAACCGCGCCGTCGACAACGGCGTCCCCGTCGCGACTTTCGACTCCGACGCCCCCGCCTCCAAGCGCTTCGTCACCTACGGGGTCGATGACATCGATTGCGGCCGGCAGACCATGGAGGAACTCGCCAAGGTCATGGGCGGCAAGGGCATCATCGCCGTCCTCGCCGGCAACCAGAACGCCCCCAACCTCCAGCAGCGCGTGCAGGGCGTCCGCGAGGTCGCCGCCAAGTTCCCCGGCATCACCATCCGCGACGTCTACTACCACAAGGAAACCCCGCAGGACGCCGCCGCCAAGGTCGAGCAGGTCATGCAAGCCAACCCCGACATCACCGGCTGGGCCATGATCGGCGGCTGGCCGCTCTTCACCGAGAACGCCCTGAAATGGCAGCCCGGCACCGTGCAGTGCGTCTCCGTCGACGCCCTCCCCGCGCAGCTCGCCTACATCCGCAGCGGCCACGTCCCCGTCCTCCTCGCCCAGCAGTGCTACGCCTGGGGCCACCGCTCCGTCGAGCTCCTCATCGAGAAGATCGTCGAGAAGAAGAATCCCCCCGCCGTGAAGGAGGTCAGCGCCCTGATCCCCGTCACCAAGGACACCGTCGACGAATTCGCCAAGAACTGGACCAAGTGGCTGCCGAACTGA